A stretch of Sphingomicrobium flavum DNA encodes these proteins:
- a CDS encoding amidohydrolase family protein, with amino-acid sequence MAADFRVLMVSACILCLAGCASVSSGNASAKPKIFDAHYHASWQLSDDAAARDERIAQMRAHNIVGTTLFITSRDDLDHWPSGLPGRVIAGPMMPCPPLTAEQLFCFDDAEGWPDLGWLESELQAGRIGLIGELPTTYFPIAPSDPRLDPYFALAIKYDVPVLSHTNAGPPPKLGPRRFEGCCPDFDGRMGDPDLWRPVLQKYPEMRLVLQHVGFPFPAAPGAENYLDATVQLLKDYPGVYADMSVLNALWDEESHMMGVQRFVEEGLIDRVMFATDNNDPAIIIDRLERLDVLTDAHRQGIYYDNAARFFRFER; translated from the coding sequence ATGGCGGCGGACTTTCGAGTATTGATGGTCTCCGCATGCATCCTTTGCCTAGCCGGCTGTGCGTCGGTGTCATCTGGCAATGCCTCGGCGAAACCGAAAATCTTCGACGCCCATTATCATGCCAGCTGGCAGCTTAGCGACGATGCGGCAGCGCGCGATGAGCGCATTGCGCAGATGAGGGCGCACAATATTGTCGGCACGACGCTATTCATCACTTCCCGCGATGATCTGGACCATTGGCCATCGGGCCTACCGGGTCGCGTTATTGCTGGACCGATGATGCCGTGCCCTCCTCTGACCGCAGAGCAGCTTTTCTGCTTTGATGACGCCGAGGGTTGGCCCGACCTTGGCTGGCTGGAAAGTGAGCTCCAGGCTGGCCGGATCGGTCTTATTGGCGAATTGCCAACAACCTATTTCCCGATCGCGCCGTCGGATCCACGGCTCGATCCCTATTTCGCGCTGGCAATCAAATATGACGTGCCGGTCCTCTCGCACACCAATGCTGGACCACCGCCAAAGCTTGGACCTCGACGGTTCGAAGGCTGTTGCCCTGACTTTGATGGGCGCATGGGTGATCCAGACCTGTGGCGGCCCGTGCTTCAGAAATATCCGGAAATGCGGCTGGTGCTGCAGCATGTTGGTTTTCCGTTTCCGGCTGCGCCGGGCGCAGAAAACTATCTGGATGCAACAGTGCAACTGCTGAAGGATTATCCCGGAGTCTATGCAGACATGAGCGTGCTCAATGCCCTGTGGGATGAGGAATCACACATGATGGGCGTGCAGCGCTTCGTTGAGGAAGGACTGATCGACAGGGTGATGTTCGCGACTGACAATAATGACCCGGCTATAATCATCGATAGGCTGGAGCGCTTGGACGTGCTCACCGATGCTCATCGACAAGGCATCTACTACGACAATGCGGCGCGTTTCTTCCGATTCGAGCGCTGA